A genomic region of Zalophus californianus isolate mZalCal1 chromosome 1, mZalCal1.pri.v2, whole genome shotgun sequence contains the following coding sequences:
- the VGLL3 gene encoding transcription cofactor vestigial-like protein 3 isoform X4, translated as MQDSLEVTLPSKQEEEEEEEEEEEEEKDQPAEMEYLNSRCVLFTYFQGDIGSVVDEHFSRALGQASTLHPESAISKSKMGLTPLWRDSSALSSQRSSFPTSFWTSSYQPPSAPCLGGVHPDFQVTAPPGTFPGADPSPWPGHGLHQTGPAPPPPASESWHYPLASQVSPSYSHMHDVYMRHHHPHAHMHHRHHHHHHHPSAGSALDPSYGPLLMPSVRTARIPAPQCDITKTDPTTVTTATSAWAGAFHGTVDLVPSVGFETGLQHQDKSKESPWY; from the exons ATGCAGGACTCTCTGGAAGTCACCCTTCCCAGCAaacaagaggaggaggaggaggaggaggaggaggaggaggaggagaaagaccaGCCTGCCGAGATGGAGTACCTTAACTCTCGCTGTGTCCTTTTCACTTATTTCCAGGGAGACATTGGGTCAGTAGTGGATGAACACTTCTCAAGAGCTTTGGGCCAAGCCAGCACCCTCCATCCAGAATCTGCCATTTCAAAAAGCAAGATGGGGCTAACCCCCCTATGGCGAG aCAGCTCAGCTCTCTCAAGCCAGCGGAGTAGTTTCCCGACTTCCTTTTGGACCAGCTCTTACCAGCCCCCATCTGCACCCTGCTTGGGGGGTGTTCATCCTGACTTCCAGGTCACTGCACCCCCTGGCACCTTTCCCGGAGCCGACCCCAGCCCCTGGCCGGGACATGGACTGCATCAGACtggcccggcccctccccctcccgcatCCGAGTCCTGGCACTACCCTTTGGCATCTCAGGTGAGCCCATCCTACAGCCACATGCATGACGTGTACATGCGGCACCACCACCCCCATGCCCACATGCACCACcgccatcatcaccaccaccaccacccttctGCTGGCTCTGCCCTGGATCCATCCTACGGGCCCCTGCTGATGCCGTCAGTGCGCACGGCCAGGATACCTGCTCCCCAGTGTGACATCACAAAGACAGATCCGACTACAGTCACCACTGCTACCTCAGCGTGGGCCGGAGCCTTTCATGGAACCGTGGACTTAGTGCCAAGTGTGGGGTTTGAAACAG